One region of Thermovenabulum gondwanense genomic DNA includes:
- a CDS encoding S41 family peptidase — translation MKLKLFKRAVLAVIIVFFLFVFSCPVTAQENSDNSIPPEIDFLKQLADFIESSYPYDVNRLDIIKGAIKGMVESLNDPYSEYFSPEDLKDFEDTTTGVFGGIGVVITSKDNFITVVTVLENSPAMRAGIKPNDRIVEVDGQDIRGISSSEASKLIRGKEGTTVRLGIMREGQKDVIRLNITREIIKVNPIEYKILEEGIGYIKISEFNENTSDNVAKAIDFFKKSNVKYLILDLRNNPGGLLDEAVEVAKYFVPRGPIVKVIYKNGAEEVYQSDRDPEQFNLSVLVNGGSASAAEILAGAIKDRNAGIVLGEKTFGKATVQRVIDLGELGGIKLTVARYVTPNGTDINKTGIKPDVEIKMEEEKKVEFTPLKGDKPLKIGSIGLDVMGLQERLAYLNILPLKADGIFGPKTKKAVETFQRMSGLKVNGIVDVNFIKKLNSAIEEKINKKQDVQLNKTLEIIKAKIKKAA, via the coding sequence ATGAAGTTAAAACTTTTCAAAAGAGCGGTTTTGGCTGTTATTATTGTTTTCTTTTTATTTGTTTTTTCCTGCCCGGTAACCGCTCAGGAAAACAGTGATAATTCTATTCCGCCGGAAATAGATTTTTTAAAACAGCTTGCCGATTTTATCGAAAGCAGCTATCCTTATGATGTAAACAGGCTGGATATCATTAAAGGAGCTATAAAGGGCATGGTGGAATCACTGAATGACCCCTATTCTGAGTATTTTTCACCAGAGGACCTCAAGGATTTTGAGGATACCACTACCGGCGTGTTTGGCGGTATAGGAGTTGTAATTACATCTAAGGATAATTTTATTACAGTTGTCACCGTTCTTGAAAATTCTCCGGCGATGAGAGCGGGAATAAAGCCGAATGATAGAATAGTAGAGGTGGATGGGCAGGATATTAGGGGTATTTCAAGTTCCGAAGCTTCAAAGTTAATAAGGGGAAAGGAAGGTACCACCGTTCGGTTGGGCATAATGAGAGAAGGGCAAAAGGATGTAATAAGGTTAAATATCACCCGGGAAATAATTAAGGTTAATCCTATAGAATATAAAATCTTAGAAGAAGGGATAGGATATATTAAAATCAGCGAATTTAATGAAAATACTTCGGACAATGTAGCAAAGGCTATAGACTTTTTCAAAAAAAGCAATGTTAAATATCTTATTCTTGATCTAAGAAATAATCCTGGAGGGCTTCTGGATGAAGCGGTAGAAGTGGCAAAATACTTTGTACCCCGCGGTCCTATCGTGAAGGTTATTTACAAGAACGGTGCGGAAGAAGTTTATCAATCGGATAGGGATCCGGAACAGTTTAATCTATCTGTTCTTGTAAATGGAGGCTCCGCCAGTGCTGCAGAAATTCTTGCCGGTGCTATAAAGGACAGGAATGCAGGAATAGTTTTAGGAGAGAAAACTTTTGGTAAAGCCACCGTACAGAGAGTTATAGATTTGGGGGAACTGGGCGGTATTAAACTTACGGTAGCAAGATACGTTACTCCTAACGGAACGGATATTAATAAAACCGGAATAAAACCCGATGTGGAAATAAAAATGGAAGAAGAAAAAAAGGTGGAATTCACTCCGCTAAAAGGGGATAAGCCTTTAAAAATTGGAAGTATCGGACTTGATGTAATGGGACTTCAGGAAAGGCTTGCATACTTGAATATTTTACCTCTGAAAGCGGATGGAATATTCGGCCCAAAAACTAAAAAAGCTGTGGAGACCTTCCAGCGGATGAGCGGATTAAAGGTCAACGGAATTGTAGATGTTAATTTTATTAAAAAATTAAACAGCGCAATCGAAGAGAAGATAAATAAAAAACAGGATGTGCAATTAAACAAAACCTTAGAGATAATAAAAGCGAAAATAAAAAAGGCTGCTTAA
- a CDS encoding glycosyltransferase family 4 protein, protein MDKKVLIVVRQCTGGMRTHINLLVEGLMKENFTIFLAGPKDILHPNLDGNVEKFFEISLKNVYNIKECLKILILILHIIKKEKIHLIHSHGFLATLICIFVKYLSGVRLVATIHNIPKGHPICLFFLKKCDLVIAVSEAVKNELIFRYRLSKNKICVIYNSLPEYKISSNIYALNPLFSSKIKVLCPSRLTREKGVDVLIKAAKILKDELNLTPKDIKFYIAGNGPEEKKLKKLSVKLDLGDYIVFLGQLENIYEVMSRCDILVLPSRMEGFGISLLEAFSLKKAVIASNTGGIPEIIKDMENGLLFKNQDPLSLALCLKKIIKNPGLAYKLAEAGYDTLPKKFDYNTMIKKIIYCYETLL, encoded by the coding sequence TTGGATAAGAAAGTACTCATAGTAGTAAGGCAGTGCACAGGAGGGATGAGGACCCATATAAATTTACTTGTTGAAGGCTTAATGAAAGAAAATTTCACTATTTTTTTAGCAGGACCAAAGGATATATTGCACCCTAATTTGGATGGCAATGTAGAAAAATTTTTTGAAATAAGCCTTAAGAATGTATATAACATAAAAGAATGTTTAAAAATCTTAATACTAATCCTTCATATTATAAAAAAAGAAAAAATCCATCTTATACATTCTCACGGCTTCTTGGCCACATTAATATGTATATTCGTTAAATATTTAAGCGGGGTAAGATTAGTCGCCACCATCCATAACATACCGAAAGGTCATCCGATCTGCTTATTTTTCCTCAAAAAATGTGATCTGGTTATAGCAGTTTCGGAAGCCGTAAAGAATGAGCTAATTTTCAGATACAGGTTGAGCAAAAACAAAATTTGTGTAATATACAATTCCCTTCCGGAATATAAAATCAGCAGTAATATATATGCTTTAAACCCTTTATTTTCCAGTAAGATAAAGGTTCTTTGTCCCTCAAGACTAACCCGTGAAAAAGGGGTGGATGTGCTGATAAAAGCCGCAAAAATTTTAAAAGATGAATTGAATCTTACCCCGAAAGATATTAAATTCTACATTGCCGGAAACGGCCCCGAAGAAAAAAAATTAAAAAAACTCTCCGTTAAGCTCGATTTAGGGGATTACATAGTATTTTTAGGTCAACTGGAAAATATATACGAGGTTATGAGTAGGTGTGATATTCTGGTTTTACCATCAAGAATGGAGGGCTTCGGAATTTCCCTGCTGGAGGCATTCAGTTTAAAAAAAGCTGTAATCGCATCCAATACCGGAGGAATTCCGGAGATAATAAAGGATATGGAAAACGGCCTTCTTTTTAAAAATCAGGATCCCCTCAGCCTTGCCCTTTGCTTAAAAAAAATAATTAAAAACCCCGGCCTGGCTTATAAATTGGCCGAAGCCGGGTATGATACGCTTCCTAAAAAATTTGATTATAACACAATGATAAAAAAAATTATATACTGTTACGAAACTCTGCTTTAA
- a CDS encoding ZIP family metal transporter — MLLNGILGSAAAGLITTLGAFFVFFKKEYNKNLERIFIGFAAGIMLAASIFSLLLPSIEKSNVYLSSLGFLKGAFAVYILDKIIVKYYFKKENKEDVEINKIALFILAIVIHNFPEGLAVGIAFYQDTFSAALALALGIAIQNIPEGSAVAFSLIKLNYSRVKIVMVTTLTGLAEPVGAMIGLIFRNIPLYLPFMMAFAAGSMVYVIISELIPEFFRDEKDRKIGSIAVVIGFIIMMLMDSINF, encoded by the coding sequence ATGTTGCTCAACGGAATCCTGGGATCAGCTGCAGCAGGACTAATTACTACACTGGGAGCTTTTTTTGTATTTTTTAAAAAGGAATATAACAAAAATCTTGAAAGAATATTCATAGGATTTGCAGCGGGTATTATGCTTGCTGCTTCGATCTTCAGCTTACTGTTACCTTCTATTGAAAAAAGCAATGTATATCTTTCTTCTTTGGGTTTTTTAAAGGGAGCCTTTGCCGTGTACATTCTGGATAAAATAATAGTTAAATACTATTTTAAAAAGGAAAACAAGGAAGATGTGGAAATAAATAAAATTGCCCTTTTCATCCTCGCCATAGTAATTCACAATTTCCCGGAAGGCTTGGCAGTGGGGATAGCGTTTTATCAAGATACGTTTTCTGCAGCCCTTGCCCTTGCCTTGGGGATAGCGATACAAAATATACCTGAAGGTTCGGCGGTGGCTTTTAGCCTTATAAAGTTAAATTACAGCAGGGTTAAAATAGTTATGGTAACTACCTTAACCGGGCTTGCTGAACCCGTGGGAGCCATGATTGGATTAATTTTCAGAAATATACCACTATATTTACCATTTATGATGGCTTTTGCGGCAGGTTCAATGGTCTATGTGATAATCAGCGAGCTAATTCCCGAATTTTTTAGAGATGAAAAAGATAGAAAAATAGGTTCGATTGCGGTTGTAATAGGGTTCATTATTATGATGTTGATGGATAGCATTAATTTTTAA
- a CDS encoding dipeptidase, whose protein sequence is MEEYLQIHKRAFVFDAHCDTVLSILDGRGSLKNGIKNGHIDIEKLKTGGIKAQVFSVFVRPEWYANPVLHTLKAISVLKKEFEENRDEIELANSYKDILRINREGKISALLSIEGGEAIAGEIDLLGIYRELGVTSMILTWNNRNQIADGAGERRSKGGLSDFGYEVVKQMERLGMVVDLSHISPEGFWDVISIVEKPVIVSHSIPRRMRDIPRNLDDEQIKAIAEKDGVIGAGFYFSSYKGVQARLEDVLDEIEYFVKIGGVDHVGIGSDFDGIDVPIIGLEDASKMPEITKGLIKRGFKESEILKILGENFLRVFKEVQEQGGV, encoded by the coding sequence ATGGAGGAGTATTTACAAATTCATAAAAGGGCCTTTGTATTTGACGCTCACTGCGATACGGTGCTATCAATATTAGATGGCAGGGGAAGTTTGAAAAACGGGATTAAAAATGGCCATATAGATATAGAAAAATTAAAAACAGGTGGGATAAAAGCTCAGGTTTTTTCGGTTTTTGTCCGGCCGGAGTGGTACGCTAATCCGGTTTTACATACTTTAAAAGCAATTTCGGTATTGAAAAAAGAATTTGAAGAAAACAGGGATGAGATTGAGCTTGCTAATTCCTATAAGGACATTTTAAGGATAAATAGAGAGGGGAAAATTTCTGCTCTGTTAAGCATAGAAGGTGGAGAGGCCATAGCCGGTGAAATTGATCTGCTTGGAATATACAGGGAACTTGGGGTAACTTCGATGATTCTTACCTGGAATAACAGGAATCAAATAGCCGATGGAGCCGGAGAAAGAAGATCAAAAGGAGGTCTTTCGGATTTCGGCTATGAAGTGGTAAAACAAATGGAGAGGCTGGGAATGGTAGTGGACCTTTCCCATATTTCTCCGGAGGGTTTCTGGGATGTAATTTCTATAGTAGAAAAACCCGTGATTGTTTCTCACTCAATTCCCAGAAGAATGAGGGATATCCCCAGAAATTTAGATGATGAACAAATAAAAGCAATTGCGGAAAAAGATGGGGTAATTGGGGCAGGTTTTTATTTTTCCAGCTACAAAGGGGTGCAGGCAAGATTAGAAGATGTTCTTGATGAAATAGAGTATTTTGTAAAAATCGGTGGGGTAGACCATGTGGGAATTGGTTCGGATTTTGATGGCATTGATGTGCCGATAATAGGCCTGGAGGATGCGAGCAAAATGCCGGAAATTACTAAGGGTTTGATAAAAAGGGGGTTTAAAGAAAGCGAAATATTAAAGATACTTGGTGAAAATTTTCTGAGGGTTTTTAAAGAGGTACAGGAACAGGGAGGAGTGTGA